The Streptomyces sp. Je 1-332 genome has a window encoding:
- a CDS encoding ribonuclease D: MTDAQETAADSSLRTTGGGPPDDVETAPIPLDEPRDGIPPVVADETALAEVIAAFAAGSGPVAVDAERASGYRYGQRAYLVQLRREGAGSTLIDPVACPDLSGLGEAISGAEWVLHAATQDLPCLREIGMIPTSIFDTELAGRLAGFPRVGLGAMVEGVLGFVLEKGHSAVDWSTRPLPDPWLRYAALDVELLVDLRDALEKELDRQGKLEWAREEFDAISSAPPAPPRVDPWRRTSGMHKVRRRRQMAVVRELWTARDRVAQRRDVSPGKVLSDGAIVEAALSLPPNVHALAGLTGFGHRMGRRQLEQWQAAVDRARALPDSELPQPGQAVSGPPPPRSWADRDPAAAARLSAARAAVSALAEELNMPQENLITPDTVRRVCWEPPAQVDADSVAAALASHGARRWQITQVTPALVGALTAAG, from the coding sequence GTGACCGACGCCCAAGAGACCGCAGCAGACAGTTCACTGCGAACCACCGGAGGCGGCCCTCCGGACGACGTCGAAACGGCGCCGATCCCCCTGGACGAGCCGCGTGATGGCATCCCCCCGGTGGTCGCCGACGAGACCGCCCTCGCAGAGGTGATCGCCGCGTTCGCGGCAGGCAGTGGCCCCGTGGCCGTGGACGCCGAACGCGCGTCCGGCTATCGGTACGGCCAGCGCGCCTACCTCGTGCAGCTGCGCAGGGAGGGCGCGGGCAGTACGTTGATCGACCCCGTCGCCTGCCCCGACCTGTCCGGGCTCGGCGAGGCGATCTCCGGAGCCGAGTGGGTCCTTCACGCGGCCACGCAGGACCTGCCCTGCCTGCGCGAAATAGGCATGATCCCCACCAGCATCTTCGACACGGAGCTCGCGGGACGCCTCGCGGGTTTCCCCCGGGTCGGCCTCGGCGCGATGGTCGAGGGCGTGCTCGGCTTCGTCCTGGAGAAGGGCCACTCGGCGGTCGACTGGTCGACGCGGCCGCTGCCCGATCCCTGGCTGCGCTACGCGGCGCTGGACGTCGAGCTGCTCGTTGACCTGCGGGACGCGCTGGAGAAGGAGCTCGACCGGCAGGGCAAGCTGGAGTGGGCCCGCGAGGAGTTCGACGCGATCTCCTCCGCGCCGCCCGCGCCGCCCCGGGTCGACCCCTGGCGGCGTACGTCGGGCATGCACAAGGTGCGGCGCCGCCGCCAGATGGCGGTCGTACGGGAACTGTGGACCGCGCGTGATCGCGTCGCGCAACGGCGTGACGTGTCGCCCGGCAAGGTGCTCAGTGACGGCGCGATCGTGGAGGCGGCGCTTTCGCTGCCGCCGAATGTGCACGCGCTCGCCGGTCTCACCGGCTTCGGGCACCGCATGGGGCGGCGCCAGCTGGAACAGTGGCAGGCCGCGGTGGACCGGGCCAGGGCCCTGCCCGACTCCGAGCTCCCGCAGCCGGGGCAGGCGGTCTCCGGGCCGCCGCCGCCCCGCTCCTGGGCGGACCGCGACCCGGCCGCCGCGGCGCGCCTCTCCGCGGCACGGGCGGCTGTCTCGGCGCTGGCCGAGGAACTGAACATGCCTCAGGAGAACCTGATCACTCCGGACACGGTACGAAGGGTCTGCTGGGAGCCGCCGGCTCAGGTGGACGCGGATTCCGTGGCAGCGGCGCTGGCCTCGCACGGGGCACGGCGCTGGCAGATCACCCAGGTCACTCCGGCCTTGGTGGGGGCGCTGACTGCTGCGGGGTAG
- a CDS encoding response regulator transcription factor, which yields MSVLLEQPASLVAYRPNKPTAMVVVADPRVRSTVTRHLWALGVRDVIEASSIAEARPRIGNPRDICVADVHLPDGSGLTLLSETRAAGWPNGLALSAADDIGAVRNALAGGVKGYVVTGTRNNVGLPTRPGAAPIGSAAARMHRRPPGAPSHTGGYRELSGREVEVLRLVAEGQSNKAIGVSMGLSALTVKSHLARIARKLGTGDRAGMVAVALRTGIIH from the coding sequence GTGTCCGTTCTCCTCGAGCAGCCCGCAAGCCTGGTCGCCTACCGCCCGAACAAGCCGACCGCCATGGTCGTCGTGGCCGACCCGCGCGTCCGCTCCACCGTCACCCGCCACCTGTGGGCCCTCGGTGTTCGCGACGTGATCGAGGCCTCGTCGATCGCGGAGGCTCGTCCCCGCATCGGCAACCCTCGTGACATCTGCGTCGCAGATGTCCACCTCCCTGACGGCTCCGGCCTGACGCTCCTCTCAGAAACCCGCGCGGCGGGCTGGCCGAACGGCCTCGCCCTCTCCGCCGCCGATGACATCGGCGCCGTACGCAACGCCCTCGCGGGCGGCGTCAAGGGCTACGTCGTCACCGGCACCCGCAACAACGTCGGTCTCCCCACCCGCCCCGGCGCCGCGCCCATCGGCTCGGCCGCCGCCCGAATGCACCGCCGCCCGCCGGGCGCGCCCAGCCACACCGGTGGCTACCGCGAGCTGTCCGGCCGTGAGGTGGAGGTTCTCCGCCTCGTCGCGGAGGGTCAGTCGAACAAGGCCATCGGTGTCTCGATGGGGCTCTCCGCCCTGACCGTGAAGAGCCACCTCGCCCGCATCGCACGCAAGCTCGGCACGGGTGACCGCGCCGGGATGGTGGCGGTGGCCCTGCGCACCGGAATCATCCACTGA
- a CDS encoding DUF3000 domain-containing protein — MAAAQGQRSDGAGEMESTEGKVADSTPLPFRAAVEALRGARLRPEIELDPTRPPQRLAPHAYALEAAVVDGDEDLADGRLVLLHDPAGHDAWQGTFRLVTLVRAELEPEMAADPLLPEVCWSWLTGALQARGLACGEPSGTVTRAGSHYFGGLAERPPASQIEIRASWTPREGTGGTPDTAAHLAAWCDLLCQVAGLPPANQAHGGDGSVVSLPQRRGPQTP; from the coding sequence ATGGCTGCGGCTCAGGGACAACGGTCGGACGGCGCTGGCGAGATGGAAAGTACGGAGGGGAAGGTGGCGGATTCGACTCCGTTGCCCTTTCGCGCGGCGGTCGAGGCGCTGCGCGGGGCACGGCTTCGGCCCGAGATCGAGCTCGACCCGACGCGGCCACCGCAGCGTCTGGCCCCGCACGCGTACGCCCTGGAGGCGGCGGTGGTCGACGGCGACGAGGACCTCGCGGACGGGCGTCTTGTGCTGCTGCACGACCCGGCGGGGCACGACGCCTGGCAGGGCACCTTCCGCCTCGTCACGCTCGTACGGGCGGAGCTTGAGCCGGAGATGGCCGCGGATCCGCTGCTGCCCGAGGTCTGCTGGTCCTGGCTGACGGGCGCGCTGCAGGCGCGCGGCCTGGCGTGCGGAGAGCCGAGCGGCACCGTCACGCGCGCCGGCTCGCACTACTTCGGCGGGCTCGCCGAGCGGCCGCCCGCGTCGCAGATCGAGATCCGGGCGTCGTGGACGCCGCGCGAGGGGACCGGCGGAACGCCGGACACGGCCGCGCATCTCGCGGCGTGGTGCGATCTGCTCTGCCAGGTGGCGGGGCTGCCGCCGGCGAACCAGGCGCACGGTGGCGACGGCTCGGTGGTGTCGCTGCCCCAGCGGCGGGGACCGCAGACGCCGTGA
- the hemE gene encoding uroporphyrinogen decarboxylase, with protein sequence MSANSSSPAGQQNAATDAVKDSAFMKACRREPVPHTPVWFMRQAGRSLPEYRKVREGTAMLESCMMPELVTEITLQPVRRHKVDAAIYFSDIVVPLKAIGIDLDIKPGIGPVVANPIRSRADLAQLRDLTPDDVSYVTEAIGMLTAELGSTPLIGFAGAPFTLASYLVEGGPSRNHENTKALMYGDPQLWADLLDRLAEITGAFLKVQVEAGASAVQLFDSWVGALAPADYRRSVMPASQKVFDAVASYGVPRIHFGVGTGELLGLMGEAGADVMGVDWRVPMDEAVRRVGPGKALQGNLDPAVLFSTREAIEAKTDEVLDAASGLEGHIFNLGHGVLPTTDPDALTRLVEHVHTRTAR encoded by the coding sequence GTGAGTGCCAACAGCAGCAGCCCCGCGGGCCAGCAGAACGCAGCGACGGACGCCGTCAAGGATTCAGCCTTCATGAAGGCCTGCAGGCGTGAGCCCGTGCCGCACACGCCGGTCTGGTTCATGCGGCAGGCGGGGCGCTCACTTCCCGAGTACCGCAAGGTGCGCGAGGGTACGGCCATGCTGGAGTCCTGCATGATGCCGGAGCTGGTCACGGAGATCACGCTGCAGCCGGTGCGCCGCCACAAGGTCGACGCCGCGATCTACTTCAGCGACATCGTCGTCCCCCTCAAGGCCATCGGCATCGACCTGGACATCAAGCCGGGCATCGGCCCGGTCGTCGCCAACCCCATCCGCTCGCGCGCTGACCTCGCCCAGCTGCGGGATCTGACGCCGGACGACGTGAGTTACGTGACCGAGGCCATCGGCATGCTCACGGCCGAGCTGGGGTCGACCCCCCTCATCGGATTCGCCGGAGCACCTTTCACCCTCGCGAGTTACCTGGTCGAGGGCGGCCCGAGCCGTAACCACGAGAACACCAAGGCGCTCATGTACGGCGACCCGCAGCTGTGGGCCGACCTGCTCGACCGGCTCGCGGAGATCACCGGCGCCTTCCTCAAGGTGCAGGTCGAGGCGGGCGCGAGCGCCGTGCAGCTCTTCGACTCCTGGGTGGGCGCGCTGGCCCCCGCCGACTACCGCCGCTCCGTGATGCCCGCGTCGCAGAAGGTCTTCGACGCCGTGGCGTCGTACGGCGTGCCCCGCATCCACTTCGGTGTCGGCACGGGCGAACTGCTCGGTCTGATGGGCGAGGCGGGCGCCGACGTGATGGGCGTCGACTGGCGCGTCCCGATGGACGAGGCGGTCCGCAGGGTCGGTCCCGGCAAGGCGCTCCAGGGGAATCTCGACCCGGCGGTCCTCTTCTCCACGCGTGAGGCGATCGAGGCCAAGACGGACGAGGTTCTCGACGCCGCGTCCGGTCTTGAGGGGCACATCTTCAACCTCGGCCACGGCGTCCTGCCGACCACGGACCCCGACGCCCTGACGCGGCTCGTGGAGCATGTCCACACGCGGACCGCACGCTGA
- a CDS encoding FAD-dependent oxidoreductase: MSSARERLVIIGGDAAGMSAASQARRLKGPDELEIVAFERGHFTSYSACGIPYWVGGDVLSRDELIARTPEAHRERDIDLRMRTEVVEIDVEGGRVRTRDLESGAEAWTTYDKLVIGTGARPVRPSLPGIDAPGVHGVQTLDDGQALLDTLADTEGRKAVVIGAGYIGVEMAEALIHRRYEVTVVNRGTEPMSTLDPDMGRLVHDAMSGMGIEMVNGAEVTKILTGDDGRVRAVATEDAEYPADVVVLGIGVRPETELARAAGLPLGEYGGLLTDLAMRVRGHENIWAGGDCVEVLDLVSGRERHIALGTHANKHGQVIGSNVGGSYATFPGVVGTAVSKVCDLEIARTGLREKEARAAGLQFVSVTIESTSRAGYYPGAALMTVKMLAERLTGRLLGVQIVGREGAGKRVDIAAVALTARMTVDQMTALDLGYAPPFSPVWDPVLVAARKAVAAVRAPG; this comes from the coding sequence ATGAGTAGCGCGAGAGAGCGACTGGTGATCATCGGGGGCGACGCGGCGGGCATGTCCGCTGCGTCGCAGGCACGCAGGCTCAAGGGCCCGGACGAGCTGGAGATCGTCGCGTTCGAGCGCGGCCACTTCACCTCGTACTCGGCCTGCGGCATCCCTTACTGGGTCGGCGGTGACGTCCTCTCACGGGACGAGCTGATCGCGCGTACACCCGAGGCGCACCGGGAGCGCGACATCGACCTGCGGATGCGTACGGAGGTCGTGGAGATCGACGTCGAGGGCGGCCGGGTCCGCACCCGGGACCTCGAATCCGGCGCGGAGGCCTGGACGACGTACGACAAGCTCGTGATCGGCACCGGTGCCCGCCCGGTCCGTCCCTCCCTGCCCGGCATCGACGCCCCCGGCGTGCACGGTGTGCAGACCCTGGACGACGGCCAGGCGCTCCTGGACACGCTGGCGGACACGGAGGGCCGCAAGGCGGTCGTCATCGGCGCCGGTTACATCGGCGTCGAGATGGCCGAGGCCCTGATCCATCGCCGCTACGAGGTCACGGTCGTCAACCGCGGCACGGAACCGATGTCGACGCTCGACCCCGACATGGGCCGCCTCGTCCACGACGCGATGTCCGGCATGGGCATCGAGATGGTGAACGGCGCCGAGGTCACCAAGATCCTCACCGGCGACGACGGCCGGGTCAGGGCGGTGGCCACCGAGGACGCGGAGTATCCGGCGGACGTGGTGGTGCTCGGCATCGGCGTGCGCCCCGAGACGGAGCTCGCCCGCGCGGCGGGTCTTCCCCTCGGTGAGTACGGCGGGCTGCTCACGGATCTCGCGATGCGGGTGCGCGGCCACGAGAACATCTGGGCGGGCGGCGACTGCGTCGAGGTCCTCGACCTGGTCTCGGGCCGCGAGCGGCACATCGCGCTCGGCACGCACGCCAACAAGCACGGGCAGGTCATCGGCTCGAACGTGGGCGGGAGTTACGCGACCTTCCCCGGAGTCGTCGGCACGGCCGTCAGCAAGGTCTGCGACCTGGAGATCGCCCGCACGGGCCTGCGCGAGAAGGAGGCGCGGGCGGCGGGACTGCAGTTCGTCTCGGTGACCATCGAGTCGACGAGCCGCGCGGGCTACTACCCCGGCGCCGCCCTGATGACCGTGAAGATGCTCGCCGAGCGCCTCACGGGACGGCTGCTCGGTGTTCAGATCGTGGGCCGCGAGGGCGCGGGCAAGCGGGTCGACATCGCGGCCGTGGCCCTGACGGCCCGTATGACGGTGGACCAGATGACCGCGCTCGACCTCGGCTACGCACCGCCGTTCTCGCCGGTGTGGGACCCGGTCCTGGTGGCGGCACGCAAGGCGGTCGCAGCGGTCCGGGCCCCGGGGTAG
- a CDS encoding DUF4349 domain-containing protein — translation MHASSGTTSRHRTVQALSGVLLAVALALTGCSAGDSDDDGGDGAKAAGGAKEEAQYSGGQDNKGVGGGSQADKSGQKKPPKITGTHIIRTATLTVRVKDVPKALDEVRAAATDAGGAVGDETTDRDGHGDERSRIVLRVPQDRYEEVLTSLEGTGKLIERKAKAQDVTEQVVDVESRVKSQRASVARVRELMDKATKLSDVVALEGELSSRQSELEALLAQQSSLKDRTSMSTITLSLSETAVKKADADDDPTFVDALSGGWSAFVTMLRWLAVALGAVLPFAAVAALLFLLWQRLVRPRLPRRPAVTAAREGGDD, via the coding sequence ATGCACGCGTCCAGCGGAACCACGTCAAGGCACCGCACGGTCCAGGCCCTCTCGGGCGTCCTGCTCGCGGTCGCCCTCGCCCTCACCGGATGCAGCGCTGGCGACAGCGACGACGACGGCGGTGACGGTGCCAAGGCGGCGGGCGGCGCCAAGGAGGAAGCGCAGTACTCCGGCGGTCAGGACAACAAGGGGGTGGGCGGTGGCAGCCAGGCGGACAAGTCCGGCCAGAAGAAGCCGCCCAAGATCACCGGCACGCACATCATCCGCACCGCCACCCTGACCGTCCGCGTCAAGGACGTACCGAAGGCCCTGGACGAGGTGCGCGCGGCCGCCACCGACGCGGGCGGCGCCGTCGGCGACGAGACGACGGACCGCGACGGCCACGGCGACGAACGCTCCCGCATCGTGCTGCGCGTCCCGCAGGACCGGTACGAGGAGGTGCTCACGTCCCTGGAGGGCACGGGCAAGCTGATCGAGCGCAAGGCCAAGGCGCAGGACGTCACCGAGCAGGTCGTCGACGTGGAGAGCCGCGTCAAGTCGCAGCGGGCGAGCGTGGCGCGGGTGCGGGAGCTGATGGACAAGGCGACGAAGCTGAGCGATGTGGTCGCGCTGGAAGGGGAGTTGAGCAGTCGGCAGTCCGAACTGGAGGCGCTGCTCGCCCAGCAGTCCTCGCTCAAGGACCGTACGAGCATGTCGACCATCACGCTCTCGCTCAGCGAGACGGCCGTGAAGAAGGCGGACGCGGACGACGACCCGACGTTCGTGGACGCGTTGTCCGGCGGCTGGAGCGCCTTCGTGACGATGCTGCGGTGGCTCGCGGTCGCCCTGGGCGCGGTCCTGCCGTTCGCGGCGGTGGCGGCGCTGCTGTTCCTGCTGTGGCAGCGGCTGGTGCGGCCCCGGCTGCCGCGGCGGCCCGCCGTGACGGCGGCGCGCGAGGGTGGCGACGACTAG
- the hemG gene encoding protoporphyrinogen oxidase → MRETDTRTGHVVVIGGGIAGLAAAHRLLGTGARVTVIEASDRLGGKLLPGEIEGVRVDLGAESMLARRPEAVALAREVGLADRLQPPATATAAIWTRGALRPMPKGHVMGVPGDASALAGVLSDEGLRRIEQDRELPPTEVGDDVAVGEYVAARLGREVVDRLVEPLLGGVYAGDAYRISMRSAVPQLFETARTHASLTEGVRAIQARAARNQQTGPVFMGIEGGVGQLPLAVAESVRAQGGQIRTGTPVTELRRTPDGWQVSTPEQTIDADAVVVAVPAYAAAALLGVEAPAAAAELAGVEYASMALMTLAYRRSEIDLPEGSGFLVPPVDGHTIKASTFASRKWGWIAEEDPDLLVLRTSVGRYGESEILKRDDAELIELSRHDLRAATGLDAQPVAARVTRWHDGLPQYPVGHHARVARVREHVSKLPGLAVCGAAYDGVGIPACIASAYAAVDQLGGDLAGVQELTANPVQSLHGGGGE, encoded by the coding sequence ATGCGCGAAACGGACACACGTACGGGTCATGTCGTAGTCATCGGCGGCGGGATCGCCGGACTGGCCGCCGCCCACCGATTGCTCGGCACCGGCGCCCGCGTGACCGTCATCGAAGCCTCCGACCGCCTCGGCGGCAAGCTGCTCCCCGGCGAGATCGAGGGCGTACGCGTCGACCTCGGCGCCGAGTCGATGCTGGCCCGCCGCCCGGAGGCCGTCGCCCTCGCCCGAGAGGTGGGCCTCGCCGACCGGTTGCAGCCACCCGCGACCGCGACCGCGGCGATCTGGACCCGCGGGGCCCTGCGGCCGATGCCCAAGGGCCACGTCATGGGCGTACCGGGCGACGCGTCGGCCCTGGCCGGAGTGCTGTCCGACGAAGGCCTTCGGCGCATCGAGCAGGACCGTGAACTGCCGCCCACCGAGGTCGGCGACGACGTCGCGGTCGGCGAGTACGTGGCCGCGCGCCTGGGCCGCGAGGTCGTCGACCGCCTCGTGGAGCCGCTGCTCGGCGGCGTGTACGCGGGCGACGCCTACCGCATCTCGATGCGCTCGGCGGTCCCGCAGCTCTTCGAGACCGCCCGCACGCATGCCTCCCTCACGGAGGGCGTCCGCGCCATCCAGGCCAGGGCCGCGCGGAACCAGCAGACCGGGCCCGTCTTCATGGGCATCGAGGGAGGCGTCGGGCAACTCCCGCTCGCGGTAGCCGAGTCGGTGCGTGCGCAGGGCGGGCAGATCCGCACCGGGACGCCGGTCACCGAGCTGCGGCGCACCCCGGACGGCTGGCAGGTGAGCACCCCGGAGCAGACCATCGACGCCGATGCCGTGGTCGTCGCCGTCCCCGCCTACGCCGCCGCCGCGCTCCTCGGCGTCGAGGCCCCCGCAGCCGCCGCCGAGCTCGCGGGAGTCGAGTACGCCTCCATGGCTCTGATGACCCTCGCCTACCGCCGCAGCGAGATCGACCTCCCCGAAGGCAGCGGTTTTCTCGTGCCGCCCGTCGACGGGCACACCATCAAGGCGTCCACCTTCGCCTCACGCAAGTGGGGCTGGATCGCCGAGGAGGACCCCGACCTGCTGGTGCTGCGTACGTCGGTCGGGCGGTACGGCGAGAGCGAGATCCTGAAGCGCGACGACGCCGAGCTCATCGAGCTCTCCCGGCACGACCTGCGCGCGGCCACCGGCCTTGACGCCCAGCCCGTCGCCGCCCGCGTCACCCGCTGGCACGACGGCCTGCCGCAGTACCCCGTCGGCCACCACGCGCGCGTGGCCCGCGTCCGCGAGCACGTGAGCAAGCTGCCCGGCCTCGCCGTGTGCGGAGCGGCGTACGACGGAGTGGGTATCCCCGCGTGCATCGCGAGCGCCTACGCGGCCGTGGACCAGCTGGGCGGTGACCTGGCCGGTGTGCAGGAGCTCACCGCCAACCCGGTGCAGAGTCTGCACGGCGGCGGAGGAGAATAG
- the hemQ gene encoding hydrogen peroxide-dependent heme synthase — MSDDAPAKSPNAGKKAKDLNEVIRYTLWSVFKLRDLLPEDRAGYADEVQELFDQLAAKDITVRGTYDVSGLRADADVMIWWHAETSDELQEAYNLFRRTKLGRALEPVWSNMALHRPAEFNKSHIPAFLADETPRNYVSVYPFVRSYDWYLLPDEDRRRMLKDHGMMARGYPDVRANTVASFSLGDYEWMLAFEADELYRIVDLMRHLRASEARMHVREEVPFYTGRRKSVAELVAGLA; from the coding sequence ATGAGTGACGACGCCCCCGCCAAGAGCCCGAACGCGGGCAAGAAGGCCAAGGACCTCAACGAGGTCATCCGCTACACGCTGTGGTCCGTCTTCAAGCTGCGCGACCTGCTGCCCGAGGACCGCGCCGGTTACGCCGACGAGGTCCAGGAGCTGTTCGACCAGCTTGCCGCCAAGGACATCACCGTCCGCGGCACGTACGACGTGTCGGGGCTCCGTGCCGACGCGGACGTCATGATCTGGTGGCACGCCGAGACCTCCGACGAGCTGCAGGAGGCCTACAACCTCTTCCGGCGCACCAAGCTGGGCCGCGCCCTGGAGCCGGTCTGGTCGAACATGGCGCTGCACCGCCCCGCCGAGTTCAACAAGTCGCACATCCCGGCCTTCCTGGCCGACGAGACGCCGCGCAACTACGTCAGCGTCTACCCCTTCGTGCGCTCCTACGACTGGTACCTGCTGCCCGACGAGGACCGTCGCCGCATGCTCAAGGACCACGGCATGATGGCCCGCGGCTACCCCGACGTGCGCGCCAACACCGTCGCCTCGTTCTCGCTCGGTGACTACGAGTGGATGCTCGCCTTCGAGGCGGACGAGCTGTACCGCATCGTCGACCTCATGCGGCACCTGCGCGCCTCCGAGGCCCGCATGCACGTCCGTGAAGAGGTGCCGTTCTACACCGGCCGCCGCAAGTCCGTGGCCGAACTCGTGGCGGGCCTCGCCTAG
- a CDS encoding RNHCP domain-containing protein, translated as MSRNTSRRARTEARAQSFRCLQCGLDVSMTAPGTDHRNHCPNCLWSRHLDDTPGDRDADCGARMEPLAISVRGDGEWVLVHRCTHCGVLHANRTAGDDNALPLTRLAVRPLAQPPFPLERLGAL; from the coding sequence ATGTCCCGCAACACCTCTCGGCGGGCCCGCACTGAAGCGCGCGCCCAGTCCTTCCGCTGCCTGCAGTGCGGTCTCGACGTATCGATGACCGCCCCCGGCACCGACCACCGCAACCACTGCCCCAACTGCCTGTGGAGCCGTCACCTCGACGACACCCCGGGCGACCGGGACGCGGACTGCGGTGCCCGGATGGAGCCCCTCGCCATCTCCGTACGAGGAGACGGCGAATGGGTCCTCGTCCACCGCTGCACGCACTGCGGCGTCCTGCACGCCAACCGCACGGCGGGCGACGACAACGCCCTGCCGCTGACCCGGCTCGCGGTGCGCCCGCTGGCCCAGCCGCCGTTCCCGCTGGAGCGGCTCGGCGCACTGTGA
- a CDS encoding alpha/beta hydrolase codes for MRAAAALYGTAGSLVLTALVAAPAGSASAADSHPAYPSWAEHGTQVAAQRAQAAGIRFGACPAVESLPPSIKCGTVSVPLDYAQPDGKQIRLTVSRTKATERAEPRRGKSVKRQGALVFNPGGPGGSGMYFPMVGMLPEWKRIAAAYDLVGYAPRGVGRSAPISCQDPKAFAKAPTQSPTHPDTAYKLERVKQAKAYAEGCVKRSGKAVRHYTSLNNARDLDVLRAALGEKQLTFMGASYGTYFGAVYATLFPSHVRRMVFDSAVNPDPEQIWYRNNLDQSAAFEQRWGDFRAWVAKHDKTYHLGKTPEAVLRRYEKVREELAAKPAGGKVGPGQLQSAYLQAGYYDDYWPARASALSAYVKGNPKPLIEQAAPEPKAAKEQENGNAVYTAVECNDAPWPTDFKTWNRDNSLLARVAPFETWDNAWMNLPCAYWPEARQQPVDVRTENGELAPTLILAAERDAATPYAGALELNRRLDGSVLVTERDAGTHGIGAGPNKCVNGHMEAYLLEGRLPVRRAECAPHKEPKPLSGARAAALPKER; via the coding sequence ATGAGAGCAGCAGCCGCCCTCTACGGAACCGCCGGATCCTTGGTCCTGACCGCACTCGTCGCCGCCCCCGCGGGAAGCGCGTCCGCGGCCGACAGCCACCCCGCCTACCCCTCCTGGGCGGAGCACGGCACCCAGGTCGCGGCCCAGCGCGCGCAGGCGGCCGGCATCCGCTTCGGCGCCTGCCCCGCGGTCGAGAGCCTGCCCCCCTCGATCAAGTGCGGCACGGTCTCGGTGCCGCTCGACTACGCGCAGCCGGACGGCAAGCAGATCAGACTGACCGTCAGCCGCACCAAGGCCACGGAGCGGGCCGAACCCCGGCGGGGCAAGTCCGTCAAGCGTCAGGGTGCTCTCGTGTTCAACCCGGGCGGGCCCGGCGGGTCCGGCATGTACTTCCCGATGGTCGGCATGCTCCCCGAGTGGAAGCGCATCGCGGCGGCGTACGACCTCGTGGGCTACGCGCCGCGCGGTGTCGGCCGCTCGGCCCCGATCTCCTGTCAGGACCCCAAGGCGTTCGCCAAGGCCCCGACGCAGTCGCCGACCCACCCCGACACCGCGTACAAGCTGGAGCGCGTCAAGCAGGCGAAGGCGTACGCGGAGGGCTGCGTCAAGCGCTCCGGGAAGGCCGTGCGGCACTACACGAGCCTGAACAACGCCCGTGACCTGGACGTCCTTCGGGCGGCGCTCGGCGAGAAGCAGCTGACCTTCATGGGCGCCTCGTACGGCACGTACTTCGGCGCCGTGTACGCCACGCTCTTCCCCTCGCACGTGCGCCGCATGGTCTTCGACTCGGCGGTCAACCCCGACCCGGAGCAGATCTGGTACCGCAACAACCTCGACCAGTCCGCGGCCTTCGAGCAGCGCTGGGGCGACTTCCGCGCCTGGGTGGCCAAGCACGACAAGACGTACCACCTGGGCAAGACACCCGAAGCGGTCCTCCGGCGGTACGAGAAGGTGCGCGAGGAGCTCGCGGCCAAGCCCGCGGGCGGCAAGGTCGGACCCGGCCAGCTGCAGTCGGCGTACCTCCAGGCCGGCTACTACGACGACTACTGGCCGGCGCGCGCGTCGGCGCTCTCGGCGTATGTGAAGGGCAATCCGAAGCCGCTGATCGAGCAGGCCGCGCCCGAGCCGAAGGCGGCCAAGGAACAGGAGAACGGCAACGCCGTCTACACCGCGGTCGAGTGCAATGACGCGCCCTGGCCGACGGACTTCAAGACCTGGAACCGCGACAACTCACTCCTCGCGCGCGTCGCGCCCTTCGAGACCTGGGACAACGCCTGGATGAACCTGCCGTGCGCCTACTGGCCCGAGGCCCGGCAGCAGCCCGTGGACGTCCGCACCGAGAACGGTGAGCTCGCCCCGACGCTGATCCTGGCCGCCGAGCGGGACGCCGCGACCCCGTACGCGGGTGCCCTGGAGCTGAACCGCCGACTGGACGGTTCGGTCCTGGTGACCGAGCGGGACGCGGGCACCCACGGCATCGGCGCGGGCCCCAACAAGTGCGTCAACGGCCACATGGAGGCGTACCTCCTCGAGGGCAGGCTCCCCGTGCGGCGCGCGGAGTGCGCACCGCACAAGGAGCCCAAGCCCCTGTCCGGCGCGCGGGCCGCGGCTCTCCCCAAGGAGCGCTAG